The following are encoded in a window of Streptomyces griseiscabiei genomic DNA:
- a CDS encoding restriction endonuclease: MSRLECPLCGQQVAATRQGMARHQRADGAPCLPDDGATPPIGTPAIGCGALALSTVAAVMSGSWTVWWLCLLVSVGVVIWRANLSPAARVAAAHRRAVEAVTEGAAAVVTGPPARDVEADAKRLLEELPPLGSTVEDAIAACMARLRPYDPQPLAVRFTKLARAHVAADEWILGLAVGPEQGLSGSGRALVVVTDRALVVKERDVVYRDDTPEIRPGPYGFLASGARTFSFSTNHGLETAVAARELAADSGRRRAVVPTGRPPERLIREARDAELIAAEWMRYLGFTDAVATPVGADGGVDVVSVRAVAQVKLEGKPTGRPTVQQLHGVAAQERKTGVFFSAAGYTPQARTWAQTSGTLLFRFDRQGAVEAVNAVAHEVLAKADGRGPAGGG; the protein is encoded by the coding sequence ATGAGCAGGCTGGAGTGTCCGCTGTGCGGGCAGCAGGTGGCGGCGACACGGCAGGGGATGGCCCGGCACCAGCGGGCGGACGGCGCACCCTGCCTGCCGGACGACGGTGCCACGCCCCCGATCGGCACCCCCGCGATCGGCTGTGGCGCGCTGGCCCTGAGCACGGTCGCGGCGGTCATGTCCGGCTCATGGACGGTGTGGTGGCTGTGTCTGCTCGTCTCGGTGGGGGTGGTGATCTGGCGGGCGAACCTCAGCCCCGCCGCCCGGGTGGCCGCCGCGCACAGACGGGCTGTCGAGGCGGTCACCGAGGGAGCCGCCGCGGTGGTCACCGGCCCGCCCGCACGGGACGTCGAGGCGGACGCGAAGCGCCTGCTGGAGGAGTTGCCCCCGCTGGGGTCGACGGTCGAGGACGCGATCGCCGCCTGTATGGCCCGGCTGCGGCCCTACGACCCGCAGCCGCTCGCGGTGCGGTTCACCAAGCTGGCGCGGGCTCATGTCGCCGCCGACGAGTGGATACTCGGTCTGGCCGTCGGCCCGGAGCAGGGGCTCTCCGGGAGCGGCCGGGCACTCGTGGTCGTCACCGATCGGGCGCTGGTGGTGAAGGAGCGGGACGTCGTCTACCGCGACGACACCCCGGAGATCCGGCCGGGCCCGTACGGCTTTCTCGCCTCCGGTGCCCGTACGTTCTCCTTCTCCACCAACCACGGCCTGGAGACGGCCGTCGCCGCCCGCGAACTCGCCGCCGACTCGGGGAGACGGAGAGCCGTGGTACCCACCGGGCGGCCGCCGGAGCGGCTGATCCGTGAGGCCCGCGACGCCGAACTGATCGCCGCCGAGTGGATGCGCTATCTCGGCTTCACCGACGCGGTCGCCACCCCCGTCGGCGCGGACGGCGGTGTCGACGTGGTCAGCGTCCGTGCCGTCGCCCAGGTCAAGCTGGAGGGCAAGCCCACCGGGCGCCCCACCGTCCAGCAACTCCACGGCGTCGCCGCACAGGAGCGGAAGACCGGCGTCTTCTTCTCCGCCGCCGGTTACACCCCGCAGGCCCGCACCTGGGCCCAGACCAGCGGCACCCTTCTGTTCCGCTTCGACCGCCAGGGCGCGGTGGAGGCGGTCAACGCGGTCGCGCACGAAGTGCTGGCGAAGGCGGACG
- a CDS encoding GNAT family N-acetyltransferase — translation MRILAEVHECDGYPVNWPDRPAEWLSHASVRGSWVAELGGRVVGHVSLSRSGEGDLAPGLWSERNGTSTDRTGVVSRLFVAPQARGHGIGALLIGRAVAEARGRGVHPVLDVVASDTAAAALYERLGWELMATVEQRWSPSQLVAVHCYAAPS, via the coding sequence GTGCGGATTCTCGCGGAGGTCCATGAATGTGACGGTTACCCGGTGAACTGGCCTGACCGGCCTGCAGAGTGGCTGTCGCACGCTTCCGTACGGGGGTCCTGGGTCGCTGAACTCGGCGGCCGTGTCGTCGGCCATGTCAGTCTGTCCCGCAGCGGCGAAGGGGATCTGGCCCCCGGCTTGTGGAGCGAGCGGAACGGGACGAGCACGGACCGGACCGGGGTGGTCAGCCGGCTGTTCGTCGCCCCGCAGGCCAGGGGCCATGGCATCGGCGCACTGCTGATCGGCCGGGCCGTTGCGGAAGCACGAGGGCGTGGCGTGCATCCGGTGCTCGACGTCGTGGCGTCCGACACCGCCGCGGCAGCCCTGTACGAGCGGCTGGGCTGGGAACTGATGGCCACGGTCGAGCAACGATGGAGCCCCTCTCAGCTGGTGGCCGTCCACTGCTACGCGGCGCCGTCGTGA